A section of the Virgibacillus sp. NKC19-3 genome encodes:
- a CDS encoding YceD family protein, whose amino-acid sequence MKFILGQIRKNANDEPYPFDDEVDVSELETMKNDIREIKPVRVYGNYIYQGEQIIFTFTIVGEMILPCARTLVDVPYPFEIKVVEVFSTSPYYGEEEEENEIHPVDGEILDLTPYIKENILLEVPFRVFSKVDQETAPVKGEGWEFVSQESDEKKVDPRLKKLESLLTDDDTKQE is encoded by the coding sequence ATGAAATTTATTTTAGGTCAAATTAGAAAAAATGCTAATGATGAACCGTATCCCTTCGATGATGAGGTGGATGTTTCTGAACTGGAAACAATGAAAAATGATATACGTGAAATAAAGCCTGTTCGGGTTTATGGTAACTATATCTATCAGGGTGAGCAGATCATTTTCACTTTTACAATTGTAGGAGAAATGATTTTACCTTGTGCTCGTACATTGGTGGATGTTCCCTATCCCTTTGAGATAAAAGTGGTTGAGGTATTTTCAACGTCACCATATTATGGGGAGGAAGAAGAGGAAAATGAAATTCATCCGGTAGATGGAGAAATACTTGATTTAACCCCATATATTAAAGAAAATATTTTGTTGGAAGTTCCATTTCGAGTATTTTCAAAAGTTGACCAGGAAACAGCTCCTGTTAAAGGCGAAGGATGGGAATTTGTTTCACAGGAATCTGATGAAAAGAAGGTCGATCCACGTTTGAAAAAGCTGGAATCTTTGCTTACAGATGATGATACAAAGCAAGAGTGA
- a CDS encoding nucleotidyltransferase translates to MKACGLIVEYNPLHNGHLYHMKDAKETSGADCIIAVMSGSFLQRGEPAIIDKFYRARAALQSGVDIVLELPYPYAVQSSDNFAAGAVHTLHQIGVSSINFGSESGNISHFITSYKTFKEKETIFKQKLKSQLDQGVSFPEASRSAYQQIGLTSGTMDLAKPNNILGFSYVKTILENNLPIQPLTTQRTNSGYHDQTITNSIASATSIRKTLFENGIITSKVAKTIPSVTYRQLEQYKSEATSWHTWEKYFPLIHYRVMTMTPKDLAAISGVDEGLEYRIKKTAKHATSFTTWMEAIKTKRYTWTRLQRMFVHILTNTTKNEMKDMLESPCVPYIRLLGLNQTGRSYINQMRKKVDVPIIDKLSRNTHVMLTNEEKVSDAYYSILPPRQKNQLRKQEIEPPIRI, encoded by the coding sequence ATGAAGGCTTGTGGTCTAATTGTTGAATACAACCCATTACATAATGGACATCTATACCATATGAAGGATGCAAAAGAAACTTCCGGAGCTGATTGCATCATTGCTGTTATGAGTGGTTCTTTTTTGCAAAGAGGAGAGCCTGCCATTATCGATAAGTTTTATCGTGCGCGTGCTGCACTTCAATCAGGCGTAGACATCGTTTTGGAATTGCCGTACCCTTATGCCGTTCAAAGCAGTGACAACTTTGCAGCGGGAGCTGTTCATACATTGCACCAAATAGGAGTTTCCAGTATTAACTTTGGCAGTGAATCCGGCAATATTTCTCATTTTATAACAAGTTATAAAACCTTTAAAGAAAAAGAAACTATTTTTAAACAAAAACTGAAATCTCAGCTGGACCAAGGTGTATCCTTTCCGGAAGCAAGTAGATCCGCCTATCAGCAAATTGGTTTAACAAGTGGTACGATGGATTTGGCAAAGCCAAACAATATACTCGGGTTCAGCTATGTTAAAACAATCCTGGAAAACAACCTGCCAATTCAGCCATTAACCACACAACGCACAAACAGTGGCTACCATGATCAAACGATTACTAACTCTATTGCAAGTGCCACAAGTATTCGGAAGACATTATTTGAAAATGGGATTATAACATCGAAAGTTGCTAAAACGATTCCCTCGGTAACATATCGACAACTTGAACAATATAAAAGTGAAGCTACTTCATGGCATACATGGGAAAAATATTTTCCACTGATTCATTACCGGGTGATGACGATGACACCAAAAGACCTTGCCGCAATCAGCGGGGTAGATGAAGGACTGGAATATCGAATTAAAAAAACAGCTAAACATGCCACATCTTTTACAACATGGATGGAAGCAATTAAAACAAAAAGATATACATGGACAAGGCTGCAGCGTATGTTTGTCCATATTTTAACAAATACCACCAAAAACGAAATGAAGGATATGCTGGAATCCCCTTGTGTCCCGTACATACGGTTACTTGGGTTAAATCAAACTGGAAGATCCTATATAAATCAGATGAGGAAAAAAGTGGACGTCCCCATTATCGATAAATTAAGTCGAAATACCCATGTCATGTTAACTAACGAAGAAAAGGTCAGCGATGCTTATTACAGCATCCTACCACCAAGACAAAAAAATCAACTTCGCAAACAGGAAATAGAGCCACCAATACGAATATAA
- a CDS encoding SepM family pheromone-processing serine protease encodes MRFTKKHIISLVVVVIVAYFLAAYQLDYYIQKPGTADALNPIVEVEGGYGSEGDMHLVTISGGQATPIQYAWAMILPHSEIVPLDQVRPEGITEDEYMQAQLQMMESSQEASTVVAYEAANEDITIDYDGIYVVSVVEGMPADGKLQIGDRIIEIDGMDMHEAEDLINYVEDKEANDTITLEVVRDEETLTEDVTLEEFSDADNKVGIGISLVTDRDVTVDPEVNFSSGSIGGPSAGLMFSLEIYDQLTETDITKGYEVAGTGEVDYDGNVLRIGGIDKKIVAADREGVDIFFAPNENGAEDSNYQVALEAAEEIDADMKIVPVDTFQDALTYLQEINTNK; translated from the coding sequence ATGAGATTTACAAAAAAACATATAATTTCTTTGGTAGTTGTTGTTATTGTGGCTTATTTTCTTGCTGCATATCAGCTTGACTACTATATTCAAAAACCTGGTACAGCAGATGCTTTAAATCCTATTGTCGAAGTAGAGGGAGGCTATGGGAGCGAGGGAGACATGCATCTTGTTACAATCAGTGGTGGACAGGCGACACCTATTCAATATGCTTGGGCGATGATTTTGCCGCATAGTGAAATTGTACCACTTGATCAAGTTCGCCCTGAGGGTATTACAGAAGACGAATATATGCAAGCTCAACTACAAATGATGGAAAGTTCACAGGAAGCATCAACAGTTGTTGCTTATGAAGCAGCGAATGAAGATATTACGATTGATTATGATGGTATCTATGTAGTGTCCGTTGTTGAAGGAATGCCAGCGGATGGCAAACTTCAAATAGGAGATCGTATTATTGAAATAGATGGTATGGATATGCATGAGGCAGAGGACCTAATTAACTATGTTGAAGATAAAGAAGCGAATGATACAATCACCCTTGAAGTTGTACGCGATGAAGAAACGCTAACAGAAGATGTTACATTAGAAGAATTTAGTGATGCAGATAACAAAGTAGGAATTGGAATTAGCTTAGTAACAGATCGCGACGTTACGGTTGATCCAGAAGTGAACTTCTCCAGTGGTAGCATTGGCGGGCCAAGTGCAGGATTGATGTTTTCATTGGAAATATATGATCAACTGACGGAAACTGATATAACAAAAGGATATGAAGTCGCTGGTACAGGTGAGGTTGATTATGATGGAAATGTATTACGAATAGGTGGGATAGACAAAAAAATTGTAGCAGCTGACCGGGAAGGTGTTGATATATTCTTTGCTCCAAATGAAAATGGGGCTGAAGATTCCAATTATCAAGTTGCATTAGAGGCAGCTGAAGAGATTGATGCAGATATGAAAATTGTTCCTGTGGACACTTTTCAGGATGCATTGACTTATTTACAAGAGATCAACACAAACAAATGA
- a CDS encoding nucleoside recognition domain-containing protein produces MKPIMKTILLSGITSFFAFALLKFPDQALEASIRGLNIWWESVFPSLLPFFITAELLTGFGVVKFIGVLFEPVMRPLFNVPGVGSFGWMMGMSSGYPTGAKIAARLREKKQLSQIEAERLVSFTNASSPLFIFGAVSIGFFHDAKLGVLLATCHYLGNAIVGICMRFYRHKEDKQVTLAKEKIKYLLCGLSKKCIKHAYKMNVR; encoded by the coding sequence TTGAAACCAATAATGAAAACGATACTCTTATCGGGGATTACAAGCTTTTTTGCATTTGCTTTGCTAAAGTTTCCTGATCAAGCATTAGAAGCCAGCATTCGCGGATTAAACATATGGTGGGAAAGCGTCTTTCCGTCTTTACTTCCTTTTTTCATTACTGCTGAATTATTGACAGGATTTGGTGTTGTAAAATTTATCGGCGTATTGTTTGAACCAGTCATGCGTCCGTTATTTAATGTTCCGGGGGTGGGGAGTTTCGGATGGATGATGGGAATGTCAAGCGGTTATCCAACCGGAGCCAAAATTGCTGCAAGGCTTCGCGAAAAGAAACAACTCTCACAGATAGAGGCAGAACGACTTGTTTCTTTTACAAATGCGTCGAGCCCGTTATTTATTTTTGGTGCGGTATCCATCGGTTTTTTTCATGATGCTAAATTGGGCGTTTTACTTGCAACATGCCACTATTTGGGCAATGCAATTGTTGGGATCTGCATGCGGTTTTACCGACATAAAGAAGACAAGCAAGTCACACTTGCGAAAGAAAAAATAAAGTATCTGTTGTGCGGGCTTTCAAAGAAATGCATCAAACACGCTTACAAGATGAACGTTCGTTAG